The genome window CGTCCCGATCATCCCCGACGAGGCTCGCACGTTCGGAATGGACGCGTACTTCCCTTCCGCGAAGATCTACAACCCGAACGGCCAGCACTACACGTCGGTCGACCGTGAGCTTCTCCTCGCCTACAAGGAGAGCCCGCAGGGCCAGATCGTGCACGTCGGCATCAACGAGGCTGGCGCTCTCGCGGCGTTCACCGCGGCGGGCACGTCCTACGCCACGCACGGCGAGCCGCTGATCCCGATCTACCTCTTCTACTCGATGTTCGGATTCCAGCGCACAGGCGACGCCCAGTGGGCCGCCGGCGACCAGATGGCCCGAGGGTTCATCATGGGCGCGACGGCAGGTCGCACCACCCTCACGGGCGAGGGCCTGCAGCACGCCGACGGTCACTCGCACCTGCTCGCCGCCACCAACCCGGCGACGGTCTCGTACGACCCGGCCTACGGCTACGAGATCGCGCACATCATGCGCTCAGGTCTCGAGCGCATGTACGGCGGCGACCACGAGGACCCGAACGTCATGTACTACATCACGCTCTACAACGAGCCGATGGTGATGCCCGCCGAGCCGGAGAACGTGGACGTCGACGGCATCGTGCGCGGCATCCACCGCGTCTCGGTCGGCGAGGGCGAGGGCCCCCGCGCCCAGCTCTTCGCATCGGGCGTGGGACTCCCCTGGGCGCTCGAGGCTCAGCAGCTGCTGAAGAACGACTGGGGTGTGATCGCCGACGTCTGGTCGGTCACGTCCTGGACCGAGCTGCGCCGTGACGGCCTCGCCGCCGACGAGCACAACTTCCTGCACCCGGAGGAAGAGCCCCGCACCGCGTACCTCACGCAGAAGCTGCAGGGTGCCGAAGGTCCCGTCGTCGCCGTCAGCGACTTCATGCACGCCGTGCAGGACCAGATCCGTCCCTGGGTCCCGCAGCGTTTCGCGACGCTGGGCGCCGATGGTTTCGGATTCTCGGACACGCGTGCAGCAGCCCGTCGCTTCTTCAAGATCGACGGTCCGTCGATCGTCGTCCGCACGCTGCAGTCGCTCGCCGAAGACGGGGTCGTCGACCGTTCTCTCGCCGCACAGGCCATCCAGAAGTACAGCCTGCACGACGTGAACGCCGGCACCAGCGGCAACGCGGGCGGCGAAAGCTGAGCCATCGGTGACGGGTTCCTCTTCGCGCGGCATGGACAAGGCCGCTACGCTCACCTGGCTGCGCCGGATCTCCGGTGACATCGCCTCGGTGACGATCAAGCGCCTCGAGGACACCCTCCCCTGGTACGCCGACATGCCACCAGCCCGCCGCTCTGCGGTCGGGCTGGTGGCGCAGGCCGGCATCACCTCCTTCATACAGTGGTACGAGGATCCGACCTCGACCCCCTGGATCGCCGCCGACATCTTCGCCGCCGCACCACGCGAGCTTCTGCGCAGCGTCAGCCTGCAGCAGACGCTGCAGCTCATCCGGGTCACGGTCGAGGTGACGGAAGAACGGGTCGCCGGTCGAGGCAACGATCTTCGAGAAGCGATCCTGCTGTACTCGCGCGATGTCGCCTTCGCCGCCGCGGACGTCTACGCTCGCGCCGCCGAGGCCCGTGGGCTGTGGGATGCGCGACTCGAAGCGCTCGTGGTCGACTCGATCCTCACGGGTGAAGCCGACGAGGAGCTGCCGAGCCGGATCGCCGCTCTCGGCTGGCACGGCCACGGCGAAGTCGCGGTGCTGGTCGGCACGACTCCCCCGCAGTTCGACGTCGACCTCGTGCGCCGCACTGCACGCAAGCTCGCGGTGGACGTACTCATCGGAGTGCAGGGGTCACGCCTCGTGCTCGTCATCGGTCGAGCCCGCATCGCAGGCCAGGAACCTTCCGAAGGCGAAGAGGAAGAGCTGGGCTTCGAGGAGATCGCGTCCCGACTCGAGCCCTCGTTCGGTCCCGGGTACGTCGTCCTCGGCCCTGCCGTCGCCGCGCTCGTCGATGCGAGCCAGAGCGCACGCGCTGCCCTCGCAGGTTTCGCCGTCGCGCGCGCCTGGCGCAGCGCTCCGCGGCCTGTCGACGCAGACGACCTTCTTCCCGAGCGCGCGCTCGCGGGCGATCCCCTCGCGAAGCAGACTCTGATCGAACGGATCTATCGCCCACTGCAGGCGCACTCTACGGATCTCGTCACGACGCTGTGGAGCTACCTCGACAACGGCCGGTCGCTCGAGGCCACCGCACGCGAGCTGTTCGTGCACCCCAACACCGTCCGCTACCGCCTGAAGCGCGTCAGCGAGGTCATCGGCTGGGATGCCACGGGTCCTCGCGAGGCTCTGATCCTGCAGACTGCCCTCATCCTCGGCTCCATCGGCGCTGCCGATCAGGTCCGCCGTCGCCCGCCGCTGCGTCGCCCCTCCCGCTGATCAGGGCAGCAGACTCCGATCTGCTGTACGCCACACACAAGGGATCTTCGCAATCTTGTGATGGATCATCCACCACTTCGGGCAGATCGTTGGCAGACTGGGGTTGTGATTGTCGTCGTATGCCCAGGACAGGGCTCGCAGACCCCCGGTTTCCTCTCCCCCTGGCTCGAGCTGGACGGCGTGACGGAGACCCTCGCCGCGTATTCCGAGGCCGCGGAGGTCGACCTCCAGCAGCACGGGACGGTGTCGGATGCCGACACGATCCGCGACACGCGCGTCGCCCAGCCGCTGATCGTCGCCGCCTCGCTCATCGCCGCGAACGCCCTGACAGCCCGTGCGGGCCGCCGTGCAGACGGTGTCGCCGGGCACTCGGTCGGCGAGATCGCCGCACTCGTGGGCAGCGGCGTGATCGACGCCGAGACCGGAATGCGACTGGTCGGCGTCCGCGGTCGCGCGATGGCGGATGCCGCGGCGCAGACCCCGACCGGCATGAGTGCGGTCCTCGGCGGCGACGAGGAGGCCATCCTCACGCGCCTGAGCGAGCTCGGTCTCTCCCCCGCGAACTACAACGGCGGCGGCCAGCTCGTGGTGGCCGGCGAGCTCGCAGGGCTCGACGCCCTCGCCACCGAGCCCGTCAAGGGCACCCGCGTCATCCCCCTTCAGGTGGCCGGCGCGTTCCACACCTCGTTCATGGGTTCCGCGGTCGCCGCCCTGCGCGACGCCGTGTCGACCGTCACACCCTCCGACCCCGACATCACCCTGTGGACGAACCGCGACGGCTCGGTCGTCACCGAGGGCGCGACGGCGCTGACCTACCTCGTCGACCAGGTCTCCTCACCCGTGCGGTGGGACCTGTGCATGGCATCCTTCGCCGATCAGGGCATCACCGGTCTGATCGAGCTCGCTCCTGCGGGTGCGCTGACCGGGCTCGCCAAGCGCGGCCTGCGTGGCGTGCCGACAGTCGCCGTCAAGACCCCCGATGACCTCGATGCGGCCGTCGCGCTGCTGAACGGAGAAGCCGCATGAGCCCCACCCTGAACCAGGTCACCGGTCCCGCGTACACCCGTATCTACTCCTACGGGGCCGCGCGCGGCGAGAACGCGGTACCGAACGACGACCTCATCGGCCCGATCGACTCGAGCGACGAGTGGATCCGCCAGCGCACCGGCATCGTGACCCGCGTCCGGGCCGACAAGAGCACGGATGCGATCGATCTCGCCACCACCGCGGCCGCCGAGGCGATCGAGAAGTCCGGCATCTCGGCCGAGCAGGTCGACCTCGTCATCGTCGCCACCATCAGCAACCCCAAGCAGTCGCCCTCGGTCTCCGCGATCGTCGCCGATCGCGTGGGCGCCAACCCGGCGGCCGCCTATGACGTCAACGCCGCCTGCGCCGGGTACGCCTATGCGGTCACCCAGGCCGATGCGTTGATCCGGTCCGGCGCCGCGCGCTACGCCCTCGTGATCGGCACCGAGAAGCTCTCGGACATCGTCGACCCCGCCGACCGCAGCATCTCGTTCCTGCTCGGCGACGGCGCGGGTGCGGCGCTCATCGGCCCGAGCGACACGCCGGGCATCGCCCCTGCGGTCTGGGGATCCGACGGCTCGAAGGCCGACGCTGTCGGCATGAACGGAACACTCACCGAGTTCCGCGACGGCGAAGTGCCGTGGCCGACCCTGCGCCAGGAGGGCCAGACGGTCTTCCGCTGGGCCGTCTGGGAGATGGCCAAGGTCGCTCGCGAGGCTCTCGATCGGGCTGGCGTAGAACCGACCGACATCGCTGCGTTCATCCCGCACCAGGCGAACATGCGCATCATCGACGAGTTCGCCAAGCAGCTCAAGCTGCCGGAGTCCACGGTCATCGCTCGCGACATCGAGACCACCGGAAACACCTCCGCTGCCTCGATCCCGCTCGCCAGCCACCGCCTCATGGCCGAGCACCCGGAGCTCTCGGGTGGCCTCGCGCTGCAGATCGGCTTCGGTGCGGGCCTCGTGTTCGCCGCTCAGGTCGTCGTCCTCCCCTGAGAACGCGCCGACTTTCCCTAGACTGTTCCACGGTTCCCATATACAACCCGTAAGAAAGAGGAAGACCACATGGCTTTCACCAACGATGAGGTCCTCGCTGGCCTCGCAGAGCTGATCACCGACGAGACCGGCATCAACGCGTCCGAGGTCGCCCTCGAGAAGTCGTTCACCGACGACCTCGACATCGACTCGATCTCGATGATGACGATCGTCGTCAACGCCGAGGAGAAGTTCGGCGTCACCATCCCCGACGACGAGGTCAAGAACCTCAAGACCGTCGGAGACGCCGTCAACTTCATCGTCGCCGGCCAGGAGTAATCCACGCAGGATGCCACCCCCACGCGTGTGGGGCGTGGCATCCTCCGCCTTGCCCGCCATCTGCTCGACCCGCCTGACAAGGAACCACACATGACCAAGCGCATCGTCGTCACCGGCATCGGCGCCACGTCCGCCATCGGCGGGACAGCTCCCGACAACTGGACCAACCTGCTCGCCGGGCAGTCCGGGACCCGCACCCTCGAGCACGACTGGGTTCAGCAGTACGAGCTGCCTGTGACCTTCGCCGCAGAGGCGATCGTCCGACCCGAAGAGGTCCTGCCCCGCCACGAGGCGAAGCGGCTCGATCCCTCCTCCCAGTTCGCCCTCATCGCAGCACGCGAGGCCTGGGCGGATGCCGGATCCCCCGAGGTTGCTCCCGAGCGCCTCGGCGTCGACTTCGCCACCGGCATCGGCGGCCTCTGGACTCTCCTCGATGCGTGGGACACGCTGCGTGAGAAGGGCCCCCGTCGCGTCATGCCGCTGACTGTGCCGATGCTGATGCCGAACGCCGCAGCCGGCAACCTGTCGCTGCAGTTCCAGGCTCGTGCCTACGCCCAGACCGTCGTGAGCGCGTGCGCCTCCAGCACCGAGTCGATCATCCACGCGTTCCACCATCTGCAGGACGGTCTCGCCGACGTCGTGATCGCAGGTGGCACCGAATCGGCCATCCACCCGATCACCATGGCCTCCTTCGCCTCCGCGCAGGCTCTGTCGCGTCGTAACGACGACCCCGCCACTGCATCCCGCCCCGGCGCGATCGACCGCGACGGATTCGTCATGGGCGAAGGTGCCGCAGCACTGATCCTCGAGACCGAGGAGCACGCCAAGGCTCGCGGCGCCAAGATCTACGGCTACGTCCTCGGCGGTGGAGTGACCGCAGACGCGTACCACATCACGGGCAACGACCCCGAGGGCAACGGGGCGGCACGCGCTGTCACCCAGGCACTCGAGGAGGCCGGCATCACCGCCGACCAGGTCGCCCACATCAACGCTCACGCGACGTCGACGCCGGTCGGCGACCCCAACGAGTACGTCGCCCTCAGGAAGGTCTTCGGCGACCGGATCGACGAGATCCCGGTCTCGGCGACGAAGGCGTCGACCGGTCACCTGCTCGGTGGCACGGGAGCTCTCGAGGCGATCTTCTCGCTGCTCGCGCTCCGCGACCGCGTCGCTCCGCCGACCATCAACATGACCGAACCCGACCCGGCCGTGCCGTTCAAGCTCTCGGGCGAGGCGCAGCCCCTCGGCGACGGCACGCTGTATGCGATCAGCAACTCGTTCGGCTTCGGCGGGCACAACGCCGTCGTGGTCTTCGCGAACGCGGACTGACCCTCAGACACGCGAGAACGGCCCCCGGGGGAACCCGGGGGCCGTTCTCGTCTTCCGACCTGCCAGAGCCTATGCCCGGGAGAGCTGCCTCGAACGAGCCGCGCGCAGACGCGTACTCCACGGCAGGAACCAGCCGACGAGCGGGCCGACTCCGAAGGCGAAGAGCACCGTTCCCAGGCCGACGGGTCCTCCGAGAACGAACCCGACGAGCAGCACGCTGCCCTCGATGACGGTGCGCACCAGCCAGACGGGCCGGCCCGTACGCGCCACGAGTCCGGTCATGAGGCCGTCCCGCGGTCCTGGGCCGAAGTCCGCGGCGATGTAGAGGCCCGTCGCGAACGCGAGCAGAAGCAGCCCCGCCACGAACATCGGCGCGCCGACCCAGATCGACGGGGGCGCAGGGATCACGAAGAGGGCCAGGTCGGCACTCGGACCCACGAGCAGAGCGTTGAGCAGCGTGCCGAGACCGACGCGCTGGCGGAGCGGGATCCACAGCACCAGCACGAGCACCGAGACGAGCACGGTGACGACGCCGTACCCGATGCCCGTCTGCCCCGAGATCCCGAGCGCGAGGACGTCCCACGGTGCGACGCCGATACCGCCACGCACCATCAGTCCGAGGGCGACGCCGTAGAGGAACAGACCAGCCAGCAGCTGGACGATGCGCTCGACGACGTCGCGTCGACTGGTGGCCGTGATCGGGAGGAAGACGGAACGGA of Microbacterium sp. LWH13-1.2 contains these proteins:
- a CDS encoding PucR family transcriptional regulator, producing MDKAATLTWLRRISGDIASVTIKRLEDTLPWYADMPPARRSAVGLVAQAGITSFIQWYEDPTSTPWIAADIFAAAPRELLRSVSLQQTLQLIRVTVEVTEERVAGRGNDLREAILLYSRDVAFAAADVYARAAEARGLWDARLEALVVDSILTGEADEELPSRIAALGWHGHGEVAVLVGTTPPQFDVDLVRRTARKLAVDVLIGVQGSRLVLVIGRARIAGQEPSEGEEEELGFEEIASRLEPSFGPGYVVLGPAVAALVDASQSARAALAGFAVARAWRSAPRPVDADDLLPERALAGDPLAKQTLIERIYRPLQAHSTDLVTTLWSYLDNGRSLEATARELFVHPNTVRYRLKRVSEVIGWDATGPREALILQTALILGSIGAADQVRRRPPLRRPSR
- a CDS encoding ACP S-malonyltransferase; amino-acid sequence: MIVVVCPGQGSQTPGFLSPWLELDGVTETLAAYSEAAEVDLQQHGTVSDADTIRDTRVAQPLIVAASLIAANALTARAGRRADGVAGHSVGEIAALVGSGVIDAETGMRLVGVRGRAMADAAAQTPTGMSAVLGGDEEAILTRLSELGLSPANYNGGGQLVVAGELAGLDALATEPVKGTRVIPLQVAGAFHTSFMGSAVAALRDAVSTVTPSDPDITLWTNRDGSVVTEGATALTYLVDQVSSPVRWDLCMASFADQGITGLIELAPAGALTGLAKRGLRGVPTVAVKTPDDLDAAVALLNGEAA
- a CDS encoding beta-ketoacyl-ACP synthase III is translated as MSPTLNQVTGPAYTRIYSYGAARGENAVPNDDLIGPIDSSDEWIRQRTGIVTRVRADKSTDAIDLATTAAAEAIEKSGISAEQVDLVIVATISNPKQSPSVSAIVADRVGANPAAAYDVNAACAGYAYAVTQADALIRSGAARYALVIGTEKLSDIVDPADRSISFLLGDGAGAALIGPSDTPGIAPAVWGSDGSKADAVGMNGTLTEFRDGEVPWPTLRQEGQTVFRWAVWEMAKVAREALDRAGVEPTDIAAFIPHQANMRIIDEFAKQLKLPESTVIARDIETTGNTSAASIPLASHRLMAEHPELSGGLALQIGFGAGLVFAAQVVVLP
- a CDS encoding acyl carrier protein — protein: MAFTNDEVLAGLAELITDETGINASEVALEKSFTDDLDIDSISMMTIVVNAEEKFGVTIPDDEVKNLKTVGDAVNFIVAGQE
- a CDS encoding beta-ketoacyl-[acyl-carrier-protein] synthase family protein is translated as MTKRIVVTGIGATSAIGGTAPDNWTNLLAGQSGTRTLEHDWVQQYELPVTFAAEAIVRPEEVLPRHEAKRLDPSSQFALIAAREAWADAGSPEVAPERLGVDFATGIGGLWTLLDAWDTLREKGPRRVMPLTVPMLMPNAAAGNLSLQFQARAYAQTVVSACASSTESIIHAFHHLQDGLADVVIAGGTESAIHPITMASFASAQALSRRNDDPATASRPGAIDRDGFVMGEGAAALILETEEHAKARGAKIYGYVLGGGVTADAYHITGNDPEGNGAARAVTQALEEAGITADQVAHINAHATSTPVGDPNEYVALRKVFGDRIDEIPVSATKASTGHLLGGTGALEAIFSLLALRDRVAPPTINMTEPDPAVPFKLSGEAQPLGDGTLYAISNSFGFGGHNAVVVFANAD